The sequence CTTCACCCGCGATCGTGTCCTCAAGTTCCAGGAAGTGCTTGTTTCCCAAGGCCATGACGTCGGGAAGGTCGACGGACTGGTCGGCTTCAAGACGCGGCAGACGATCGGCAAGGAGGAGAAGGCGCGGGGGCTGCCTCTGACCTGCTACCCGAGCCACGCCTTGATTAACCAGGTGCTAAAGTAGGGTCTGTCATTCTAGGCAAATGCGTAACGGCGGGTTTGCCACGGTTTTGCCCGCCCCATTTGTTATTTTTCCAGGATGAGATCCATGAACTGTCCTAAGATATTGATATCGTCTGCCTTTTCGGCTGGTCTGGCCTGCGTCTCTCTCGCGGCCTACCCGAGCGCGGCGTATGCGGACAAGTTTCAGACCTGCGTGAAGAGCTTTTGGCCCGCCGCGAAGCGTGGCGGCGTCAGCTGGGAGACGTTCGAGAGGGCGACCGCTGGCATCTCGCACGACCAAGAAGTGATCGAGTCCGCCAAGTATCAGCCCGAATACAAGAAGCCGATGGGCGAGTACGTGGAACGCGCGATCTCACCGAAGCGGCTTACGATGGGGCAGCAGATGCTCATCGAGTATGGGCCGCTGCTCCAGCAGGTCGAGGCCAAATACGGCGTCGACAAGCACATCGTTCTGGCCATCTGGGGCGTGGAATCGAACTACGGCACCAACAAGGGCGACAAGCAGGTCATCCAGTCGCTCATGACCCTGGCCTGTTCGGGGGTCAAATCCAAGTTCGCCCGCGGCCAAATCGTTTCGGCACTGAAGATCCTGCAGCACGGCGATACGGACCCGGCGCATTTCAACGGGTCCTGGGCCGGCGCCATGGGGCACACGCAGTTCATTCCCACCACCTATTCGGCTTATGCGGTCGATTTCGACGGTGATGGGCGCCGCGATATTTGGGACACGATCCCCGATGCTCTTGGCTCGACGGCTGCCTATTTGAGGAAGTCGAAATGGATTCCGGGGCAGACTTGGGGTTACGAGGTCAAACTGCCCTCGAGTTACACCGCCAAGAGCTACAAGCGCGGGACCTACCGGACGCTTGCGAGCTGGCAGGCCGCGGGCATCACCCGCGCCAACGGCAAGCCGTTCCCGCGGCCCGGCGACAAGGCGCAGCTTTTGTCGCCGGACGGACGCAATGGTCCGTCCTTCCTGGTCCTGAACAATTTCCGCTCGATCCTGCGCTACAACAACGCCGACTCCTACGCGCTTGCCGTCGGGCATCTGGCGGACCGGCTCGCGGGCTACGGGCCCTTCATCCAGTCCTGGCCCACAAGTGAGAACCGGCTGTCCATGGATCAGCGCATGGAGTTGCAGCGCCATCTGATTGCGCTTGGGCATCTGGAAGGCGAGGTGGACGGCATCATCGGCAGCGGCACGCTCGAAGGCGTGCGGTCCTATCAGCGCGCTAAGGGTATGGCCGTCGACGGCTATCCGACGCAGACCATTTTGAAGAAGCTGAGAGCCGAGGCGCCGGCACTACCTCCGGCCGCTGCGCCCGACTCGACGGCGTCCATTCCGGGCGCCCAACCGGTTCCGGGACAGGCGGCGCAGCCTCAGAACGGCATGCAGCCTCAATATGTGCCGCAGCAAGCGGTCGCCCCCGCTCAACCGGGCGCGGGGAATGCCGTGCAGCCGCAATACATCCATCCTCAAGGGGCTGTCCCGCAAGCCAACAGGCAGCAGCAGCTCCTGGCTCCGGCGCAGCCCCCGATGGCTCAGCCGCAAGCGGCTCAACCTCAAGCCGTGCAGCCTCAGCCTGTGCAGCCGCAAGCCACTCAGCAGCAGCAGGTTGCGGCGGAATATTCGCCTCCGGGCCAGATGAATGCTTACGCGATCATTCCAATCCACCCGCAGCCTGTGCAACAGCGCAGCCGGCCCAGGCCTTGCCCTGGCGGTCCGGGCAGGCAGGTGCGTCGTCCTATTCGCGCAGCGCTTCCGACGTGCCTCCTGCACAGGCGAATTAGTGCTATGATGGGTGCCTGATGTCCCGCCTAAGGAATCTTTGCACCCCCATGCCTCGTCTGATCGGCTCGATCGTGCTGCTGCTGGCAGCGCTTCTCGTTTCCACGGCCTCGACGCCCGTGGCCGCACAAGATGCGCTCGCGCACCGCAGCTACATCACGCCGTTTCCCAATGGCGACCGCTACCGCGTGGTGGTGCTCGGCGACGGGGATGCGGACGGGCTCTGGAGCGGGCTCTATCGCTCCTTCGAAGAAGATCTCACCGTGGACGTCCTGAACCGGTCCAAGAAGTGGACCGGCTTCACAGACCCCAAGCGCTACGACTGGAACGGCGAGATCGACCAGATCTTGAACGACGGAACCTATCATGTCGCGGTCGTCCAGTTCGGCCTCGGCGAGCACAAGGCGATCCGGGAGAACGGCAAGGTTCTCAATGTGGGGACCGAAGAATGGCGCCAGGCCTATGGTGCCCGCATCGAGACGTTTATCCGGAAATTGCGGGCTGCGGGGCTGGGCGTCTACTGGGTCGGGCTGCCGGTGATGCGCTCGGCCGGCCAACGGGCTGCCGCCGAACGTCTCAACGACGTGTTTCGCGAGAAGGCCTTCGTGAACGGCGCCAAGTTCATCGATACATGGAGCGAGTTCGCCGACGAGAACGGCCAATACACGCTGGTGGGCACCGACGAGGACGGGCGGACCCAACGCATGCGCGACGGCGACGGTTTTACGTCGCGCGGCGATTTGAAGCTGGCCCAGCTCGTGAACAAGGAACTGCGCCAGGACATCGAACTTGCCAAGAAGGAACGCGACATTCCGCTCGCCGGCGATCCCGAGGAGCAGGAGAAGGTGGCGACGGGACTGACATCGCCTGAGCCTGCCGCCCGGACAGCTGCCGCAGGCGATCCGGTGGACGGCGAGGAAGGCGATGCCTTGCGGGAGGATCAGGTCGGTGACGTCAGCGTCGTGCGCCCGAATCGCGGCGCCTCGGCGCCGATCAACGATCCCGATGGCGACACGGGCTCCGGAGGTGCGCCGGATCCGCAGGTCATCACATCCAATCTGCCCGGTGGCTATACGGCGATCTCTTCGATTTCGGCGGTGTCCGACGTGACGCTGTCCTCGTCGCGGCCGCAGCTCCCGCTCGCGCAACGGCCCTACTATCGGGTGCTAGTACGTGGCGAGCAGCTCGAGCCGAAATCCGGACGCGCCGACGACTTCGCCTGGCCGCCCAGTTAAGAGCGCTTGAGCTAAGAACGCCGCCGCCTAGCGCGGCAGCGTCGTCGATCCCATCAGGAACTTGTCGATCGAATGGGCGGCTTGCCGTCCTTCGCGGATGGCCCAGACCACGAGCGACTGGCCGCGGCGCATGTCGCCCGCGACGAAGATCTTGCTCCGCGAGGTCTGGTAGTCGACGTCGTTCGCTTTGACATTGCCGCGCTGGTCGAGCTCGACCTTGAGGTCCGCGATCATGCCCCCGTGCACCGGGTGCAGGAAGCCCATGGCGAGGAAGACCAGATCGGCCGGGATCGTGAATTCGCTTCCCTCGATCGGCTTCATCTGCTCGTCGAGGCGCACGCACTCCAGCTTCTCGACCTTGCCGTCGCCGAGGAATCGGTTCGTCGCCACGCTGAAGTCGCGGACGGCGCCTTCGGCCTGGCTCGACGACGTGCGGAACTTGAGCGGCCAGTGCGGCCAGGTCAGCGCCTTGTTCTCCTGCTCGGGCGGCTCCGGCATGATCTCAAGCTGCGTGACGGCCGTCGCGCCTTGGCGGAATGATGTGCCGATGCAGTCCGAGCCTGTGTCGCCGCCGCCGATCACGACCACGCGCTTGCCTTCGGCGGTGATGGAGTCGACATCGCCCAGCGGCTCTCCCGACACACGGCGGTTCTGCTGCGGCAGGAATGTCATCGCGAAGTGAACGCCGTCGAGATCGCGCCCCGGCACGGCGAGGTCGCGCGGATGCTCCGATCCGCCGGCCAGCAGCACGGCGTCGTGCTTGCGCTCCAGGTCACGGATGTCGACATCCTTTCCCACGTCGACATTGCAGTGGAACGTGACGCCCTCGGCCTCCATCTGCGTCACGCGACGCTCGATGATGAACTTCTCCATCTTGAAGTCTGGAATGCCGTAGCGGAGCAGCCCGCCGGGATGAGCGTGCTTTTCGTACACATGCACGTCGTGGCCGGCGCGGGCCAGTTGCTGGGCGGCCGCTAGCCCTGCGGGCCCCGACCCGACAACGGCGACGCTCTTGCCGGTCTTCTTCTCGGGCGGCTGCGGCACGATCCAGCCTGCGTCGAAGGCGCGGTCCGCGATGGCGCGCTCGATCGATTTGATCGTCACCGGCTCGTCGATGATGTTTAGCGTGCACGCCGCTTCGCACGGCGCCGGACAGATGCGACCCGTCACTTCCGGAAAATTGTTCGTGGAGTGGAGGTTCAGCGCCGCGTCCTGCCAATCGTCGTGATAGACGAGGTCGTTCCAGTCGGGGATCTGGTTGTTGATCGGGCAGCCCGTGTGACAATAGGGGATGCCGCAATCCATGCAGCGCGCAGCCTGTTTCGTGATGTCCGCTTCACTCGGATCGATCACGAACTCCTTGAAATGGCGCACGCGGTCGGCGGCCGGCTGATAGGACCGGTCTTCCCGCTCGATTTCCAGAAACCCTGTAACTTTGCCCATTCGATTAGGATCTCCGCCCTAACTCATCTCATCCGTGCCAATGCCTCGGCAGTACCGAAGCCCGGCTCTCATGCCCGCATTGTGGCTTATTTGCCGGTCTCGCGCAGGCCGATTTCGATCGTGCCGAGCCCATCCGGGTCGGCAGCCTGTTGACGCGCCATTTCCTGCAGCGCGCGGCGATACTCCACCGGCATGACCTTGACGAATTTCGGCAGGTAGGTGGCCCAATTGTCCAATATCTCTCGGGCGCGGGCCGAGCCGGTATAGTGCAGATGGTTCTCGATCAGTTTGCGCAGGCGCAACGCATCGTGGCGCGTCATGTCCGTGAGATCCACGAGGCCGTGGGTCTCCAGGTCGCCGCCCTCGTGGAGATATTTCTCCATGGCTTGGTCTTCGCTCGGGATCGGCTCGAGCTCAACCATGGCCATGTTGCAGCGCTGCTCGAAATCGCCGGACTCGTCGAGCACGTAGGCGATGCCGCCGGACATGCCCGCCGCGAAGTTGCGGCCCGTGGGGCCGATCACGACGACCACGCCGCCTGTCATGTACTCGCAGCCGTGATCGCCGGTGCCTTCGATCACCGCTGTGGCGCCAGAGTTGCGCACGCCGAAGCGTTCGCCGCCGACGCCGTGGAAGTAGCACTCGCCGGAAATGGCGCCGTACAAGACCGTGTTGCCGACGATGATGGATTTCTCGGGGACGATCTTCGACTCCTCGGGCGGACGGACGATGATGCGGCCGCCCGACAAACCCTTGCCCACATAGTCGTTGCCTTCGCCGACGAGGTCGAACGTCACGCCATGGGCCAGCCAGGCGCCGAAGCTCTGGCCGGCGGAGCCGTTGAAACGGACCCAGATCGTGTCGTCCAGAAGACCGGCATGGCCGTAGCGCTTGGCGATCTCGCCGGACAGCATTGCGCCGGTCGAACGGTCGACATTCTTGATCGGCAGGTCGATCTTGACCGGCGCCTTCTCATCGATGGCCGCGCGGGCAAGTTCGATCAGCTTGGTGTCGAGAACGGTCTCGAGCCCATGGTCCTGCAGCTCGGTATGCCGGATCGGGTGCGTGTCGGCGTTGTCGGGCTTGTGGAACAGCTTGGTGAAGTCGAGCCCGCGCGCCTTCCAGTGGTCGATGGCGACTTCCTTGTCCAACACCTCGGTGCGGCCGATCATCTCTTCGAACTTCCGGAAGCCGAGGGCCGCCATGTACTCGCGCACTTCCTCCGCGACATAGAAGAAGAAGTTGATGACATGCTCCGGCGCGCCGGTGAACCGCGCTCTCAGGACTGGGTCCTGGGTGGCGATGCCCACGGGGCAGGTGTTCAGATGGCATTTGCGCATCATGATGCAGCCGGCCGCAATCAACGGAGCCGTCGAGAAGCCGAACTCGTCCGCCCCGAGCAGCGCGCCGACGATTACGTCGCGACCGGTGCGCAAGCCGCCATCGACCTGCACGGCGATGCGTCCGCGCAGCCGGTTCAGCACCAGCGTCTGCTGCGTTTCCGCAAGGCCGATTTCCCAGGGCGATCCGGCATGCTTGAGCGAGGTCAGGGGCGAGGCGCCCGTGCCGCCCTCGAATCCCGATATCGTCACGTGGTCGGACATGGCTTTGGCCACGCCTGCGGCGACCGTGCCGACGCCCACTTCCGACACGAGCTTCACGGAGATGTCGGCTTTCGGATTGACGTTCTTGAGATCGTAGATCAGCTGCTTGAGATCCTCGATCGAGTAGATGTCGTGGTGTGGCGGCGGGGAGATGAGGCCGACGCCCGGCGTCGAGTGCCGCACCTTGGCGATTGTCCCATCGACCTTGTGGCCCGGCAGCTGTCCGCCTTCGCCGGGCTTCGCACCCTGCGCGACCTTAATTTGGATCATGTCCGCGTTAGTGAGGTACTCCGTGGTCACACCAAAGCGGCCCGAGGCAACCTGCTTGATCGCCGACCGCATGGAATCGCCATTGGGCAACGGCGTGAAGCGATCCACTTCCTCGCCGCCTTCGCCGGTGTTCGACTTGCCGCCGATCCGGTTCATGGCAATCGCCAGCGTCGTGTGAGCCTCGCGGCTGATGGAGCCGAACGACATGGCGCCTGTCGCGAAGCGCCTCACGATCTCGCTGGCCGGTTCAACCTCGTCAAGCGGGACCGGCTTCTGGCCGAGTTCCTCGGCATTCTTGATGCGGAACATGCCACGCAGGGTCAGGAGCTCTTTGTCCTGCTGGTTTATGGCCTCGGCATAGGTGCGATATTTCTCGGGCAAGTCGCCACGGACCGCGTGCTGAAGATCGGCCACGACCTGCGGCCGCCACGAATGAGCCTCGCCGCGAACCCGGAAGGCATACTCGCCGCCGACGTCGAGAGCATTGCGCAAGACAGGGGCGTCGCCGAAAGCGGCCTTGTGCCGTTCGACGGTCTCCTTGGCGATCTCCGCAAGGCCCACGCCTTCGACCTGGCTGTTGGTACCGGTGAAGTACTTTGCCACGAAGTCGGACTTCAGTCCGACCGCGTCGAAAATCTGCGCGCCGCAATAGGACTGATAGGTCGAGATGCCCATCTTGGACATGACCTTCAGCATGCCCTTGCTGACGGCCTTGATGTAGCGCGTGATTGCCTCGTCAAGAGTGATGTCCTCGTCGATCTCCGGTAGCAGGGTCTCGAGCGTCTCGAAAGCGAGATAGGGGTTGATGGCTTCCGCGCCATAGCCGGCCAGCGTGCAGAACTGGTTCACTTCGCAGGCTTCGCCGGTCTCGACCACGAGGCCCACGGACGTGCGCAGCCCGCAACGGATCAGATGGTGATGCACCGCGCTCGTCGCCAAAAGCGACGGCAGAGGAATGCGGTCGCTGTCCGTCGCCCGGTCCGACAGGATGATGATATTGTCGCCTTCCAGGACAGCGGCTTCCGCCTTTTTGCAGAGCTGGTCGAGCGCGCCTGCCATGCCCTTTTCGCCGTCCTTGGCGGGGTAGGTCATGTCGAGCGTGACCGTCAGGAACTGATTATCTGCGACCGCGCCGATGGCCCGGATGCGTTCCAGATTCTCATTTGAGAGAATGGGCTGGGCGGCTTCCAGGCGCTTGTCCTTCGACGTGCCTTCGAGGTCGAGCAGGTTCGGCCGCGGGCCGATGAACGTCACCAGCGACATCACGAGTTCCTCGCGGATCGGATCGATCGGCGGGTTCGTCACTTGCGCGAAGTTCTGCTTGAAATAGGTGTGCAGCAGCTTCGGCCGGTTCGACAGAGCCGAGATGGGCGTGTCGGTTCCCATGGACCCGATGGCCTCCTGGCCGGTCTGGGCCATGGGCAGCATCAGGAACTTCAGGCTCTCTTGCGAATAGCCGAAGGCTTGCTGGCGATCCAACAGGCTGACATTGGGGCGCGTCGGCGCCACGTTCGCGCCCGGCAGCTCATGCACCTGGATCTGCGTCCGGTCGAGCCACTCCTGATAAGGATGCGAGTCGGTCATCTCCGCTTTGACCTCTTCGTCGGAGATGATGCAGCCCTTCTCGAGATCGATGAGCAGCATCCTGCCGGGCTGGAGCCGCCACTTCTCGACGATCTTGTCTTCCGGGAAGGGCAGGACGCCGGTTTCCGACGCCATCACGACGAGGCCGTCGTCCGTCACGAAATACCGGGCCGGACGCAGTCCGTTCCGGTCGAGTGTGGCGCCGATCTGCCGTCCATCGGTAAAGGCCATGGCGGCCGGGCCGTCCCACGGCTCCATCAGGCACGCATGGTATTCGTAGAAGGCGCGGCGCTTGGCATCCATCAGCGGGTTGCCCGCCCACGCTTCGGGGATAAGCATCATCGCTGCATGGGCGAGGCTGTAGCCGCCTTGCACCAGGAACTCGAGGGCGTTGTCGAAGCAGGCCGTGTCGGACTGGCCTTCATAGGAGATCGGCCAGAGCTTCGAGATGTTGTCGCCGAAGAGGGGCGATGACACGCTCGCCTGGCGCGCGGCCATCCAGTTCACATTGCCCCGCAGCGTGTTGATCTCGCCGTTATGCGCAACCATGCGGAAGGGATGCGACAGCTTCCACGACGGGAAGGTGTTCGTCGAAAATCTCTGATGGACGAGGGCCAGCGCCGAACTGAATTTCGGGTGGTGGAGATCCTGGTAGTAGGCGCCCAGCTGATAGGCCAGGAACATGCCTTTGTAGATCACCGTCCGGCAGGACAGGGACACGATGTAGAAGCCGATGTCGTGACCGCCGGTCTCGCCGTTGATCGTGTTGGAGATCACTTTGCGCAGGAGATAGAGCTTCCGCTCGAAGTCGGTCTCGTCCTTGATGCCGGGACCGCGTCCGATGAAGACCTGCCTGTGAACCGGCTCGGTCTCGATGACCTCCGGCGACAGCGTCGAATTATCGGTCGGCACGGTGCGCCAGCCCAGCAGGGTCAGGCCTTCGGATTCGACCACGCGCTCGATCGCGGATTCGCAATAGATGCGCTGAGCCTGATTGGAGGGCATGAAAATCTGGCCGACGGCGTACTCTCCGGGCTCCGGCAGCGTAAACCCGAGCGGGGCGCAGACCTCCACTAAGAAGTCGTGGGGAATCTGAATGAGCATGCCGGCGCCATCGCCGTCGCGCGGGTCCGCGCCCGCCGCCCCGCGATGGGTCAGGTTCACCAAGATCTCGAGGCCATGCTCGATGATCTTGTGGCTCTTGTTGCCTTTCAGGTCCGCGATAAAGCCGACGCCACAGGCATCGTGTTCGTTGGCCGGATCGTAGAGTCCTTCCGCGCGCGGCATGCCAGTCGCAGTCACGTTGAAAGGTCCAGGTAGGAGCGCACGGGGTGCAATCTTCTGCATGAATTCTCGGCCTCGCCGCCTGGGCGAGCATGTTGGGGTTGGGCCAAAAGCCTCTACCTCACCAATGTGACCGTCAAGGCAATAGTGAAGATCGGGCCCTGGTAGGCTAGCGTGCCTCTACGCTAGCGTACGCGGCGATTTATGGCAGCAGACCACCTCAAGTAAGGCGGTGTGAAGAGCTCCGCGCCGCAGACTCTAGTACAAAGGTCAGCAAGCCTGTCCTATTTCGCCCCAAAATGCCAGATTTCCGAGGCGTACACAAGCGCAAGATTCACGATCCGACGCGGCCCCACAGGGTGTGCATCCGGGGGTTGTTGCAATGGATACAGGCCTTCCGCTAGGCGGTCGCCGGATCACAA comes from Methyloceanibacter stevinii and encodes:
- a CDS encoding lytic murein transglycosylase, with the protein product MNCPKILISSAFSAGLACVSLAAYPSAAYADKFQTCVKSFWPAAKRGGVSWETFERATAGISHDQEVIESAKYQPEYKKPMGEYVERAISPKRLTMGQQMLIEYGPLLQQVEAKYGVDKHIVLAIWGVESNYGTNKGDKQVIQSLMTLACSGVKSKFARGQIVSALKILQHGDTDPAHFNGSWAGAMGHTQFIPTTYSAYAVDFDGDGRRDIWDTIPDALGSTAAYLRKSKWIPGQTWGYEVKLPSSYTAKSYKRGTYRTLASWQAAGITRANGKPFPRPGDKAQLLSPDGRNGPSFLVLNNFRSILRYNNADSYALAVGHLADRLAGYGPFIQSWPTSENRLSMDQRMELQRHLIALGHLEGEVDGIIGSGTLEGVRSYQRAKGMAVDGYPTQTILKKLRAEAPALPPAAAPDSTASIPGAQPVPGQAAQPQNGMQPQYVPQQAVAPAQPGAGNAVQPQYIHPQGAVPQANRQQQLLAPAQPPMAQPQAAQPQAVQPQPVQPQATQQQQVAAEYSPPGQMNAYAIIPIHPQPVQQRSRPRPCPGGPGRQVRRPIRAALPTCLLHRRISAMMGA
- a CDS encoding GDSL-type esterase/lipase family protein, with amino-acid sequence MPRLIGSIVLLLAALLVSTASTPVAAQDALAHRSYITPFPNGDRYRVVVLGDGDADGLWSGLYRSFEEDLTVDVLNRSKKWTGFTDPKRYDWNGEIDQILNDGTYHVAVVQFGLGEHKAIRENGKVLNVGTEEWRQAYGARIETFIRKLRAAGLGVYWVGLPVMRSAGQRAAAERLNDVFREKAFVNGAKFIDTWSEFADENGQYTLVGTDEDGRTQRMRDGDGFTSRGDLKLAQLVNKELRQDIELAKKERDIPLAGDPEEQEKVATGLTSPEPAARTAAAGDPVDGEEGDALREDQVGDVSVVRPNRGASAPINDPDGDTGSGGAPDPQVITSNLPGGYTAISSISAVSDVTLSSSRPQLPLAQRPYYRVLVRGEQLEPKSGRADDFAWPPS
- a CDS encoding glutamate synthase subunit beta; this translates as MGKVTGFLEIEREDRSYQPAADRVRHFKEFVIDPSEADITKQAARCMDCGIPYCHTGCPINNQIPDWNDLVYHDDWQDAALNLHSTNNFPEVTGRICPAPCEAACTLNIIDEPVTIKSIERAIADRAFDAGWIVPQPPEKKTGKSVAVVGSGPAGLAAAQQLARAGHDVHVYEKHAHPGGLLRYGIPDFKMEKFIIERRVTQMEAEGVTFHCNVDVGKDVDIRDLERKHDAVLLAGGSEHPRDLAVPGRDLDGVHFAMTFLPQQNRRVSGEPLGDVDSITAEGKRVVVIGGGDTGSDCIGTSFRQGATAVTQLEIMPEPPEQENKALTWPHWPLKFRTSSSQAEGAVRDFSVATNRFLGDGKVEKLECVRLDEQMKPIEGSEFTIPADLVFLAMGFLHPVHGGMIADLKVELDQRGNVKANDVDYQTSRSKIFVAGDMRRGQSLVVWAIREGRQAAHSIDKFLMGSTTLPR
- the gltB gene encoding glutamate synthase large subunit, with translation MPRAEGLYDPANEHDACGVGFIADLKGNKSHKIIEHGLEILVNLTHRGAAGADPRDGDGAGMLIQIPHDFLVEVCAPLGFTLPEPGEYAVGQIFMPSNQAQRIYCESAIERVVESEGLTLLGWRTVPTDNSTLSPEVIETEPVHRQVFIGRGPGIKDETDFERKLYLLRKVISNTINGETGGHDIGFYIVSLSCRTVIYKGMFLAYQLGAYYQDLHHPKFSSALALVHQRFSTNTFPSWKLSHPFRMVAHNGEINTLRGNVNWMAARQASVSSPLFGDNISKLWPISYEGQSDTACFDNALEFLVQGGYSLAHAAMMLIPEAWAGNPLMDAKRRAFYEYHACLMEPWDGPAAMAFTDGRQIGATLDRNGLRPARYFVTDDGLVVMASETGVLPFPEDKIVEKWRLQPGRMLLIDLEKGCIISDEEVKAEMTDSHPYQEWLDRTQIQVHELPGANVAPTRPNVSLLDRQQAFGYSQESLKFLMLPMAQTGQEAIGSMGTDTPISALSNRPKLLHTYFKQNFAQVTNPPIDPIREELVMSLVTFIGPRPNLLDLEGTSKDKRLEAAQPILSNENLERIRAIGAVADNQFLTVTLDMTYPAKDGEKGMAGALDQLCKKAEAAVLEGDNIIILSDRATDSDRIPLPSLLATSAVHHHLIRCGLRTSVGLVVETGEACEVNQFCTLAGYGAEAINPYLAFETLETLLPEIDEDITLDEAITRYIKAVSKGMLKVMSKMGISTYQSYCGAQIFDAVGLKSDFVAKYFTGTNSQVEGVGLAEIAKETVERHKAAFGDAPVLRNALDVGGEYAFRVRGEAHSWRPQVVADLQHAVRGDLPEKYRTYAEAINQQDKELLTLRGMFRIKNAEELGQKPVPLDEVEPASEIVRRFATGAMSFGSISREAHTTLAIAMNRIGGKSNTGEGGEEVDRFTPLPNGDSMRSAIKQVASGRFGVTTEYLTNADMIQIKVAQGAKPGEGGQLPGHKVDGTIAKVRHSTPGVGLISPPPHHDIYSIEDLKQLIYDLKNVNPKADISVKLVSEVGVGTVAAGVAKAMSDHVTISGFEGGTGASPLTSLKHAGSPWEIGLAETQQTLVLNRLRGRIAVQVDGGLRTGRDVIVGALLGADEFGFSTAPLIAAGCIMMRKCHLNTCPVGIATQDPVLRARFTGAPEHVINFFFYVAEEVREYMAALGFRKFEEMIGRTEVLDKEVAIDHWKARGLDFTKLFHKPDNADTHPIRHTELQDHGLETVLDTKLIELARAAIDEKAPVKIDLPIKNVDRSTGAMLSGEIAKRYGHAGLLDDTIWVRFNGSAGQSFGAWLAHGVTFDLVGEGNDYVGKGLSGGRIIVRPPEESKIVPEKSIIVGNTVLYGAISGECYFHGVGGERFGVRNSGATAVIEGTGDHGCEYMTGGVVVVIGPTGRNFAAGMSGGIAYVLDESGDFEQRCNMAMVELEPIPSEDQAMEKYLHEGGDLETHGLVDLTDMTRHDALRLRKLIENHLHYTGSARAREILDNWATYLPKFVKVMPVEYRRALQEMARQQAADPDGLGTIEIGLRETGK